From Pandoraea norimbergensis, the proteins below share one genomic window:
- a CDS encoding radical SAM protein yields the protein MKQYVEVILKMSERCNINCTYCYFFNKENKDYEDNPPYLSAKTARDFVRFLTSSAPNLKDTTFQIDLHGGEPLMLKPERFEEIVTILRDGLAEAEAVQFTVQTNALLVDETWLDLFSRLDIYVGVSIDGPKIYHDENRVDKNGEGTFDRTVEKIALLRQAVEAKRIPGLGAICVMNPKFDAQQVYDTLTRSLGITQLQFLFPDETHDSIDPANVAALTQFSKALFQCWMDDERGTVRIRSFDRVLDAILADGPRKAVIHDELTHSTVFTLSSAGDIGHDDTLRNVIPEIFYAGMNVADVTFAEFLAWHGTISALLARHSVASVCRVCVWRDICEIATRSDTALHRCKSGVADQHTVYCDCLKATYEKGAEYLALRGVPIRDISRNLVETH from the coding sequence GTGAAACAGTATGTCGAAGTGATTCTCAAGATGTCCGAGCGGTGCAACATCAACTGCACGTACTGCTATTTCTTCAACAAGGAAAACAAGGATTACGAAGACAACCCGCCTTATCTGTCGGCCAAGACGGCAAGGGATTTCGTCCGATTCCTCACGTCGTCGGCGCCGAATCTCAAAGACACCACATTTCAGATCGATCTTCACGGCGGCGAGCCGTTGATGCTGAAGCCTGAGCGCTTCGAGGAGATCGTGACCATCTTGCGCGACGGGCTTGCCGAAGCCGAGGCCGTGCAATTCACCGTGCAGACCAACGCGTTGCTAGTCGACGAAACGTGGCTGGACCTGTTCTCACGTCTGGATATCTATGTGGGCGTCAGCATCGATGGACCGAAGATTTATCACGATGAGAATCGCGTCGACAAAAACGGCGAGGGCACCTTCGACAGAACGGTGGAAAAGATCGCACTGCTTCGGCAAGCCGTGGAAGCGAAGCGAATTCCCGGACTCGGTGCGATCTGCGTGATGAATCCGAAATTCGATGCGCAGCAGGTCTACGACACGCTGACCCGTTCGCTCGGCATCACACAGTTGCAGTTTCTGTTTCCGGATGAAACGCACGACTCGATTGACCCGGCGAATGTGGCGGCGCTGACGCAGTTCAGCAAGGCGCTGTTTCAGTGCTGGATGGACGACGAGCGAGGCACCGTTCGCATCCGGTCTTTTGATCGCGTGCTGGACGCGATTCTTGCTGACGGCCCGCGCAAGGCGGTGATCCATGACGAACTCACCCACAGCACGGTCTTCACGTTATCAAGCGCGGGTGACATCGGGCACGACGACACGCTGCGCAATGTGATCCCCGAGATTTTCTACGCGGGTATGAACGTCGCGGATGTCACGTTCGCCGAGTTTCTCGCGTGGCACGGCACGATCAGCGCGTTGCTGGCGCGGCATTCGGTGGCCAGCGTCTGCCGTGTTTGTGTCTGGCGAGACATCTGCGAGATCGCCACTCGCTCGGACACGGCGCTCCATCGCTGCAAGTCCGGCGTAGCCGACCAACACACCGTGTATTGCGATTGCCTTAAGGCGACCTACGAAAAAGGTGCCGAGTATCTCGCGTTACGAGGCGTACCCATTCGGGACATTTCGAGAAATCTTGTGGAGACGCATTAA
- a CDS encoding HlyD family secretion protein has translation MFRDAALAADRPQWLGEVLLLPPLSLRIAAVGSAVLAMVTVMFLAWGTYTQRATVAGRLVPSVGFAKVYAPSAGVVIKRHIVEGQHVNKGEVLFVLSAERRTGAGEAVRSQVAQRIEARVVSLQDEVADMTRMHSMAQAAQRQTIAARSEELAKLDGLIQSQRERVTLASANAHRYERLLAQSYVSREQSQEKRAAYLEQRAQFQSLQRERIVMTRMLSVDRQRLDSLPHAQRVEFAQRTRELALLKQELAESEGQREFSVTAPTGGIATAVVSEIGQTVSSATPLMSIVPTDSPLEAHLYVTSDAVGFMQAGDPVRLRYRAFAHQKFGQFPGTVTSVSWAALPHADIADIDPYEGGKGTQAPLYLVKVSLDARSVHAGNQKLVLRAGMQLDADVMRETRRLYEWAFHPLQGLRQQW, from the coding sequence ATGTTTCGCGATGCAGCGCTGGCGGCAGATCGGCCGCAATGGCTTGGCGAAGTGTTGTTGTTACCACCGCTGTCTCTTCGGATTGCCGCCGTCGGCTCGGCGGTTTTGGCCATGGTGACCGTCATGTTTTTGGCTTGGGGAACGTACACGCAACGTGCGACGGTTGCTGGCCGCTTGGTGCCTTCTGTGGGGTTTGCAAAGGTCTATGCGCCGAGTGCCGGCGTTGTCATCAAGCGACATATCGTGGAAGGGCAGCACGTCAATAAAGGGGAGGTTCTCTTTGTGCTTTCCGCCGAGCGTCGAACCGGGGCAGGGGAGGCGGTCCGCTCACAGGTGGCTCAGCGAATCGAGGCGCGCGTCGTGTCTCTGCAAGATGAGGTGGCCGACATGACACGTATGCATTCGATGGCGCAGGCGGCGCAGCGGCAAACGATCGCCGCCCGTTCCGAGGAGCTGGCAAAGCTTGATGGCCTGATTCAGAGCCAACGCGAGCGAGTGACGCTCGCCAGTGCCAATGCGCATCGGTATGAACGCCTGCTTGCCCAGTCCTACGTCTCTCGTGAGCAAAGTCAGGAAAAGCGCGCAGCGTATCTCGAACAACGTGCGCAGTTTCAGTCTCTCCAACGCGAGCGGATCGTCATGACCCGGATGTTGAGCGTCGACCGGCAGCGGCTTGATTCGCTGCCCCACGCACAGCGGGTCGAGTTCGCGCAGCGCACACGCGAGCTTGCGCTACTGAAGCAAGAACTGGCCGAGAGCGAAGGGCAGCGAGAGTTCTCCGTGACTGCCCCCACTGGCGGTATCGCGACAGCGGTGGTGTCGGAAATTGGTCAAACGGTCTCCTCTGCGACGCCGCTGATGTCGATCGTGCCGACAGACTCGCCACTCGAAGCCCACCTTTACGTGACGAGCGACGCTGTCGGTTTTATGCAGGCGGGTGATCCGGTCCGCCTTCGCTATCGCGCATTCGCGCATCAGAAGTTCGGCCAATTTCCCGGCACCGTGACGTCTGTCTCGTGGGCCGCGCTCCCGCATGCCGATATCGCCGATATCGATCCCTATGAGGGCGGCAAGGGAACACAGGCACCGCTTTACCTCGTCAAAGTCAGTCTGGATGCCCGGTCAGTCCATGCCGGCAATCAGAAATTGGTGTTACGCGCCGGCATGCAACTGGACGCCGATGTCATGCGCGAGACGCGGCGACTCTATGAGTGGGCGTTTCATCCGCTGCAAGGTCTCAGGCAGCAATGGTGA
- a CDS encoding peptidase domain-containing ABC transporter — protein sequence MPSVLQTEAAECGLACLAMIAGFHGHQIDLPSLRARFPMSQMGVTLANLVSISRRLNLASRPVSLDLDALGKLKLPCILHWNFNHFVVLVRVGSRGLSIHDPAQGPRTISLSEASRSFTGVALELWPHEAFVTRNEKRNTRVTDLLGTVTGLIPAMAQVFALALSLEIFVLVSPFYLQWVIDHALVSGDRDLLLTLMIGFFLLLVCQHGVAALRSWALMRLGATWNLQWRANLFSHMVRLPVQYFIRRHLGDVLSRFGAVDEIQRTLTTSFIEGVLDGGMALLTLALMFIYSPPLAAIALGFMVLYAVIHLGLFRAMRRATEAHLVHASRQQSHFLETLRGIKTIKLFSREDDRCSTWLTLLVRQINADLRIQWLTMIHKHANGFLMGVENILIIWLGATFVIDGRFTAGALIALLAYKLQFQTRMSSLIDKLAEYRMLGLQAARLADIALSAPESPETVLSDAATEMFADRDAALEVSRLSFRYSEYERLILEDVTFSIRAGESVAIVGPSGCGKSTLAHLLLGILTPTSGVIQLSGKPVGALGVGRLRQAVGTVMQDDTLLAGSLADNVSFFDTQADAAWIRECARLACIDEEIEAMPMGYNTLVGDMGTVLSGGQKQRILLARALYKRPRILLLDEATSHLDAANERQVNEAVRSLHMTRLIIAHRAETIATADRVITLYGGRIVSDRPQSDRPADVTAVAPQS from the coding sequence GTGCCGTCCGTTCTTCAGACGGAAGCGGCCGAATGCGGTCTGGCGTGTCTGGCGATGATCGCCGGCTTTCATGGGCATCAAATCGATCTGCCTTCGCTGCGCGCGCGTTTCCCTATGTCGCAGATGGGCGTGACGTTGGCGAATCTGGTCAGCATTTCACGACGTCTGAATCTTGCCAGTCGGCCGGTCAGTCTTGATCTCGATGCGCTCGGTAAGCTGAAACTCCCCTGCATCCTGCATTGGAACTTCAACCACTTTGTCGTGCTGGTGCGCGTCGGTTCGCGGGGTCTCTCGATACACGATCCTGCGCAGGGACCACGCACAATCAGTCTGTCGGAGGCGTCCCGATCGTTCACGGGGGTAGCGCTGGAGCTTTGGCCGCATGAAGCGTTTGTTACCCGGAACGAGAAAAGGAATACGCGTGTGACTGACCTGCTGGGCACCGTCACCGGCTTGATCCCCGCGATGGCGCAAGTGTTTGCCTTGGCGTTGTCGTTGGAAATCTTCGTGCTGGTCTCGCCGTTCTACCTTCAATGGGTGATCGATCACGCGCTGGTCTCGGGCGACCGTGATTTATTGCTCACGCTGATGATCGGGTTCTTCTTGCTGCTCGTGTGTCAGCACGGCGTGGCTGCGCTTCGGTCGTGGGCACTCATGCGATTGGGCGCGACATGGAATCTGCAATGGCGCGCGAATCTGTTCTCTCATATGGTCCGTCTCCCGGTGCAGTACTTCATTCGACGTCATCTCGGGGATGTGCTGTCGCGATTCGGCGCGGTCGACGAAATTCAGCGCACGCTCACCACGTCATTCATCGAAGGCGTGCTCGACGGCGGCATGGCGCTCCTGACGCTTGCGCTGATGTTTATTTACAGTCCGCCGCTGGCTGCCATCGCCCTTGGTTTCATGGTGCTATATGCGGTGATTCACCTCGGTCTGTTTCGCGCGATGCGCCGCGCGACCGAGGCGCATCTGGTTCACGCGTCGCGCCAGCAGAGTCATTTTCTGGAGACGCTGCGAGGCATCAAGACCATCAAGCTCTTTTCGCGAGAAGACGATCGATGCTCGACATGGCTGACATTGCTCGTGCGCCAGATCAACGCCGATCTGCGGATTCAGTGGCTGACGATGATTCACAAGCACGCCAACGGCTTTCTGATGGGGGTTGAGAACATTCTGATCATCTGGCTGGGGGCCACGTTTGTGATTGACGGCCGGTTCACGGCGGGCGCGTTGATCGCGTTGCTCGCGTACAAATTGCAGTTTCAGACACGGATGAGTTCGTTGATCGACAAGCTGGCCGAGTACCGGATGCTTGGGTTGCAGGCCGCCCGACTGGCCGACATTGCGTTGAGTGCGCCGGAGTCTCCCGAGACGGTCCTCTCGGACGCGGCCACAGAGATGTTTGCGGACCGCGATGCAGCGCTTGAAGTCTCGCGGCTCAGCTTTCGGTATAGCGAGTACGAGCGTCTGATTCTTGAGGACGTGACGTTCTCCATTCGGGCGGGCGAATCGGTGGCGATCGTCGGGCCCTCGGGATGCGGTAAGTCGACCTTGGCGCATTTGCTGCTCGGCATTCTGACGCCGACTTCCGGCGTGATCCAACTCTCGGGCAAGCCAGTTGGCGCGTTGGGCGTCGGTCGTTTGCGACAGGCCGTTGGGACCGTCATGCAGGACGACACGTTGCTGGCCGGGTCGCTCGCTGACAACGTGAGCTTCTTCGACACGCAGGCGGATGCCGCATGGATTCGTGAGTGCGCGCGGCTTGCCTGTATCGACGAGGAGATCGAGGCCATGCCGATGGGCTACAACACCCTCGTCGGCGATATGGGGACGGTGCTCTCCGGGGGGCAGAAGCAACGCATTCTGCTCGCCCGGGCCTTGTACAAGCGGCCCCGGATATTGCTGCTCGACGAGGCGACGAGCCATCTTGATGCGGCCAATGAGAGGCAAGTGAACGAGGCGGTTAGATCTCTCCACATGACGCGGCTGATCATCGCGCATCGGGCGGAGACGATCGCGACGGCCGACCGGGTCATCACCCTCTATGGCGGCCGAATCGTCTCCGACCGGCCGCAATCTGATCGTCCGGCCGATGTCACGGCAGTGGCGCCCCAATCATGA
- a CDS encoding TolC family protein, translating to MHSIDELLAIARQQHPALRAASAEVQAMQARRDTFRHAWGPSVTLVSGINREARHGAFAADGPVTAASIGIRITIPLYDGGDRRYRTAAANALVEAERARLAEAERRVAMEVWQNYQALRALSARRAVEQRLLADARRSFEMARGRYREGAGSMEALVTAQTALADAEHVIVASRARWQTARLRLAISIGQLDVRVPGTTLDSGFSGNPSPSSNSSATPSPGIGADFRPTPPAFQPLPDRENETDGRRPNTPR from the coding sequence ATGCACTCGATAGATGAGCTGCTGGCGATCGCTAGACAGCAGCACCCCGCGTTGCGCGCCGCGAGCGCAGAGGTGCAGGCAATGCAAGCCAGGCGCGACACCTTCCGCCATGCGTGGGGACCGAGCGTCACCCTCGTGAGCGGCATCAATCGTGAGGCGCGTCATGGTGCATTTGCCGCCGATGGTCCCGTGACGGCGGCCAGCATCGGTATCCGGATCACCATTCCCCTCTACGATGGCGGAGACCGGCGCTACCGTACGGCGGCCGCGAACGCTCTGGTCGAGGCGGAGCGGGCTAGGCTGGCCGAAGCCGAGCGACGTGTTGCGATGGAGGTCTGGCAGAACTATCAGGCGCTTCGGGCGTTGTCTGCACGCCGGGCTGTGGAACAACGATTGCTCGCCGACGCAAGGCGGTCATTTGAGATGGCACGTGGCCGGTATCGCGAAGGGGCGGGCAGTATGGAGGCGCTGGTCACTGCGCAAACGGCGCTCGCCGACGCGGAGCATGTCATCGTGGCCTCGCGTGCGCGGTGGCAGACAGCGCGTTTGCGGCTGGCGATCAGTATCGGACAACTCGATGTTCGTGTTCCCGGCACCACACTTGACTCCGGATTCAGCGGTAACCCTAGCCCTAGCTCAAACTCAAGCGCGACCCCGAGCCCCGGCATCGGCGCCGACTTCCGCCCTACGCCGCCTGCTTTCCAGCCGCTGCCCGATCGAGAAAACGAAACAGACGGGCGTCGTCCGAATACGCCACGTTGA
- a CDS encoding aminotransferase-like domain-containing protein, translated as MVQPLAFSLNRAQPEALVDQLVREVERALQRQTLHAGMRMPSIRSLAKAHGISTFTVVEAYDRLVAHGTLVARRGAGFFVAGSSDARDTGTASPGTARVTSAAASEVTNAWLLSEIFADDSIAVKSGCGWLPDSWLDEDGLHGALRTLSKGPGAHFAHYGHPHGYGPLRQWLARRLGELSIDAPPEQIVLTQGATQALDLVVRTLLKPGDTVLVEAPAYCNLLAVLRLAGVNVVGIPRTEAGLDLAALEQAAQTHRPRALFVNPALQNPLGTSLTPACAHRILQCAEQHGFWIVEDDIYRELAPAGTPSLAAMDGLSRVIYVSSFSKTISPSVRVGYLACSRELAHEIARSKMVAGLTSSEINERIVHAILTEGRHRKHIERLTDRLTRSRARLITQLQSHGVTLLAQPEGGMFVCGSLPDTAPPARELAETALSESIMLAPGEFFLAHNEPCRWFRFNVAYSDDARLFRFLDRAAAGKQAA; from the coding sequence ACTGGTCGATCAGCTCGTGCGCGAAGTCGAGCGCGCCCTGCAACGCCAGACCCTGCACGCCGGCATGCGCATGCCCTCGATCCGTTCGCTGGCGAAGGCGCACGGCATCAGCACCTTCACCGTGGTGGAAGCTTATGACCGGCTGGTCGCGCACGGTACGCTGGTGGCGCGACGCGGGGCGGGGTTCTTCGTGGCCGGCTCGTCCGATGCGCGCGACACCGGCACTGCCAGCCCGGGCACAGCGCGGGTGACCAGTGCGGCGGCCAGCGAAGTCACCAACGCATGGCTGCTCTCGGAGATCTTCGCCGACGACAGCATTGCCGTGAAAAGCGGCTGCGGCTGGTTGCCCGACAGTTGGCTGGACGAAGACGGACTGCACGGCGCTTTGCGCACCCTCTCGAAAGGCCCGGGCGCTCACTTCGCCCATTACGGCCACCCTCATGGCTACGGGCCGCTGCGGCAGTGGCTCGCGAGGCGGCTGGGCGAGCTGTCCATCGACGCACCGCCGGAGCAAATCGTGCTCACACAGGGGGCGACGCAGGCGCTTGACCTTGTCGTGCGCACCCTGCTCAAGCCGGGCGACACTGTACTGGTCGAAGCTCCGGCGTACTGCAACTTGCTGGCCGTACTGCGACTGGCCGGGGTAAACGTCGTCGGTATTCCACGCACGGAGGCCGGTCTCGATCTGGCCGCACTGGAGCAGGCCGCACAAACGCACCGTCCACGCGCGCTGTTCGTGAACCCCGCATTGCAGAACCCGTTGGGCACCTCGCTCACACCGGCTTGTGCACACCGCATCCTGCAATGTGCCGAGCAACATGGCTTCTGGATCGTCGAGGACGACATCTATCGCGAGTTGGCCCCTGCCGGAACACCGTCGCTCGCGGCCATGGACGGCTTGTCGCGCGTCATCTACGTATCGAGTTTCTCGAAGACGATCTCGCCGTCGGTACGCGTGGGCTATCTGGCGTGTTCGCGTGAACTGGCGCACGAGATTGCGCGCAGCAAGATGGTTGCTGGGCTGACGTCGTCAGAAATCAACGAGCGCATCGTGCACGCGATCCTCACCGAGGGACGCCATCGCAAACACATCGAACGCCTGACCGACCGGCTCACCCGCTCGCGCGCCCGGCTCATCACCCAGTTGCAATCGCACGGGGTGACGCTGCTCGCACAACCTGAGGGCGGCATGTTCGTGTGCGGGAGTTTGCCGGATACGGCACCGCCCGCGCGTGAGTTAGCGGAAACGGCACTGTCGGAGAGCATCATGCTCGCGCCGGGCGAATTCTTCCTCGCACACAACGAGCCCTGCCGCTGGTTCCGCTTCAACGTGGCGTATTCGGACGACGCCCGTCTGTTTCGTTTTCTCGATCGGGCAGCGGCTGGAAAGCAGGCGGCGTAG